Within Micromonospora parathelypteridis, the genomic segment GAGACGATCAGCCGGTTCGTCGCTCGCCGCGTCGATGACCCCCACACCGCCGCGGACCTCACCGCCGAGGTGTTCCTGGCGGTGATCGACTCCGCAGCCGGTTACCGGCCGGAGCGGGGCAACGAGGTGGCCTGGCTCTTCGGCGTGGCCCGCAACGTCATCGCGGCCGAGCACCGCCGGGCGACCCGCCTCCTGCGGGCCAGCGGTCGCGTCGCGGGACGACGGCTGCTGGACGCCGACGACATCGCCCGCATCGAGGAGCGCATCGACGCGGAGTCGCTGGCCCGCCGCACCTATCAGGCCCTCAGCGGCCTACCGGAACGTACGCGCGCCCTGCTGGAGCTTGTCGCCGTCGACGGTCTGTCCCTGGCGGACGCGGCCGGCGCGCTCGGAATCTCCCCGGTCGCCGCTCGGGTCCGTGTGCACCGGGCCCGCCGGGCCGTACGCCTCGCACTCGCGCAGTCCGAATCCGCGCTCGCCTGATCGGAGGGACGATCACCGTGACCCACACCGAAGAGCCCCTGGGCAACTTCGAGGAACGACTTCTCGTCGAGTTGAAGGAACACGTCACCACCCGGACCGCCGCCGAAGCGGCGCTGACCACGCCGAACACCGTTCGCGCGACCCGCTGGGGCGCACGGTGGCGCGCGCCAGGCTGGCGCCTGGCCGGGGTAGGCGGCCTGGTCGCCCTGCTGACCGTCGGCGGGTTGCTGGCCCAGACCCTGGGCGACGCTCCACCCACGGCGAGCGCGGCCGAGATCCTGAACGAGGCCGCGGAGACCGCCCGGCAGCAGCCGGACCTGGTGGCACGCCCGGGCCAGTTCCTCTTCATCGAAATGCGACTGACCTACCGGGAGCTGCCAGATTCCGGCCCGTACATCAAGGAGCGGCTGCAGCGCTGGGTGCCGGTCGGCGACGGCACGACCTGGCAGCAGCGACGGCGGCTGGAGAGCCGCCCCGACGAGTGGCGCACCGACGACGTCTCGCACCTGTCTCCGCCGCCCGGCTATTTCCAGGGCCTGCCTACCGAGCCGGAGCAGTTGGCGCAGCACCTGCGGGACCACCCGAGACCCTTGGATCTACCCGCCGGCGCGGACCTGGAGGCCATCAGGAACGAACCAACTACGATCTTCGGCGACGGGATGGTGATGCTCCAGGGCTACGTACCGCCGCAGTCGCTCGGCGCATTGTTCCAGGTGATGGCCCAGGTGCCCGGAGCCACGGTCGTGCCGGGCGAGGTGCGGGACGCCGCCGGGCGGCGTGGAGTGGCGCTGCGGACACCGGGCGTGTTCGGCGCGCACCTCGACCTGATCTTCGACCGGGAGACCCACGCCTACCTCGGCAGGCGCGACCTTCAGGTGCGGGATGGCAAGGAGTCGCTCTACCAGAGCACCGCCATCATGCGGATGGCGATCGTCGACCACTCGGGGCAGCAGCCCTGACCGGCAGAACGCGGCGATGATCGCGCTCGATCCTGGAAATAGTGGCCTTTCCCGCGGGGGAGGCCATTATTTCCTTGTTCTAGCGCGATCGAGCCGCAGCGCGATCGCGGCCTCCGGGCCGCTCAGTAGCGCTGGCGGAGCAGCTCGGCGGCCTCGACCGCCCAGTAGGTGAGAATCACCTGCGCGCCGGCCCGCTTGATCGAGGTGAGCGTCTCCAGCATCACCCGCTCCCGGTCGATCCAGCCGTTCGCGGCGGCCGCCTCGACCATCGCGTACTCGCCGGAGACCTGGTAGGCGGCGACCGGGACGTCCACCGCGGCCCGGACCGCCGACACCACGTCGAGGTAGGGCAGGGCCGGCTTGACCATCACCAGGTCGGCACCCTCGGCGACGTCCAACGCCACCTCGCGCAGCGACTCCCGCAGGTTGGCCGGATCCTGCTGGTAGGTGCGCCGGTCGCCCTCCAGCGCCGACTCCACCGCCTCCCGGAACGGGCCGTAGAAGGCGGAGGCGTACTTCGCGGCGTACGCCAGCACGGCGACATCCTGGTGCCCGGCGGCGTCGAGCGCCCGGCGCACCACACCGACCTGGCCGTCCATCATCCCGGACGGCCCGACCATGCCGACCCCGGCGGCGGCCTGGGCCACCGCCATCTCGGCGTACGCGGCCAGGGTGGAATCGTTGTCGACCTCGCCGTCGGCGGTGAGCAGCCCGCAGTGCCCGTGCGAGGTGAACTCGTCCAGGCACAGGTCACTCATCACCACCGTGGCGTCGCCCACCTCGGCGACCACGTCGCGGATGGCGACGTTCAGGATGCCGTTCGGGTCGATGCCGCCGGAGCCGGTCGGGTCCCGCTGCTCCGGCACCCCGAAGAGCATGATCCCGCCGACCCCGGCCTGGACCGCCTCGACCGCAGCCTTGCGCAGCGAGTCCCGGGAGTGCTGGAGCACCCCCGGGAGCGACGAGATGGCCCGGGGCTCGGTGAGCCCTTCCTTCACGAACATCGGCACGACCAGCTCGGCCGGGTCGACCCGGGTCTCGGACACCAGCCGGCGGATCGCCGGGGTGCGGCGCAGACGGCGGGGCCGGATCTCGGGGTACGACATGAGAGGCCTTCCTGAAGACGACTACCGGAAGCGCAGGGCGGTCGGCCCCTGCACCTTCGAGCCGCGGCGCTGCTTGGCCGGCATGGCGGCCAGCTTCTCGCGCAGCTCGACGGCGTAGGCGGCGAGCGCCTCCACCAGGTCGGGCACCGAAGCGTGCGGCGGCTGGACGTCGACCCGCAGGCCGAACTCCGTCGCGGTCTCCGCCGTCTTGGGCCCGATGACGGCAACAACGGTACGCGCGTGCGGCTTCCCGGCGATGCCGACGAGGTTCCGCACGGTGGAGGATGACGTGAACAAGACAGCGTCGAACCCGCCCGACTTGATCGCGTCCCGGATCTCGGCGGGCGGCGGCGCGGCCCGCACCGTCCGGTACGCGGTCACGTCGTCGACCTCCCAGCCGCGCTCGGTGAGCCCGGCGGCGAGCGTCTCGGTGGCGATGTCGGCGCGCGGCAGCAGCACCCGACCCACCGGGTCGAGGATCTCGTCGTGCGGGGAGAACTCGGCCAGCAGCCCCTCGGAGGACTGCTCCCCGGCGGGGATCAGCTCCGGCTGGATGCCGAACGCGCGGACCGCGTCGGCGGTCGCCTCACCGATGCAGGCGATCTTGACGCCGCCGAAGTGCCGGGCGTCCAGCCCGTGCTCGGCGAACTTCTCCCAGACCGCGCGGACCGCGTTCACCGACGTGAAGATCACCCAGGCGTACCGGCCGTCGACCAGGCCCTTGACGGCCCGCTCCATCTGCGCCGGGGTGCGGGGCGGCTCGACCGCGATGGTCGGCACCTCGCACGGGATCGCCCCGTACGCGCGCAGCCGGGCGCTCATCGCGCCAGCCTGCTCCTTCGTGCGGGGTACGAGCACCTTCCAGCCGTACAGCGGGCGGTTCTCCCACCAGCTCAGCTTGTCGCGCTGACCCACGCCGACACCGATGGTGAGCACCACCCGGCCGGTGAAACCGAGGGCGGCGGCCACGAAGCTGTCGACGGTCGACGTGGTCGTGTACTGGGTCTCGCCGGTGCCGTCGCCGGTCACACCGACGCCGGTGGTGCCGTCGACCCCGGCGGCGAGCAGCCCGTCCCGGACGGCGGCGAGGTCACCGGCGTCCACGGCGAGCGCGAGCGAACCCCGACCGACGGCCGTGGCCAGCGCCTCGAAGTCCAGTGCGCTGACGTCCTCGACGTCGGCGGCCGTACGCACACCCGGCAGCGGGACCCCCGCGTAGGTGGCCACACCCTCGGCCTGGCCCACGCCGGGCACCACCTCGAAGTGGGCGGCGGTGCGGGCCACCGCCTGCACCTCCTTCACCACCGAGTCGTGGCCGAACGGGTCGCCGGCGACCAGGTGCACCGCGTTCAACCCGGAGCGGGCCGCGGAGATCAGCACCTTCGCCACGTCCCCGGGCGCGCCCTCGGCGGGGGTGAACTCGGCATCGTCCCTGGCGTCGGCACGGACGACGGCGAGCAACGACTCCGGGACTCCCCGGTCGTAGATCACCTGGTCGGCGTCGACCAGGGCGTCGTGTGCCCGACGGGTCAGCAGACCCGGGTCACCGGGGCCAGCCCCGACGAACGCGATACGGCCGACGGGCTTACGGGTGCGGGTCATTCTGTGCTCCCAAATTGCTGGGTCCCCGGGCCGGTGTGTCCTTCGTGGCCGAGGATCGAGTCGGCGCCGAGTTCGAGGAGTTCGGCGGCGAGTGCCTTACCGATCTCCGCCGCGTCGGCGGGCGTTCCGGTGCGGGACAGCCGGAGGTCACGAGTGCCGTCCGGGCTGATCACCGCCCCGCGCAGGTAGATCTCATCGCCGTCGTCACCTTCGGCGAGTTCGGCGTAGGCGGCGACGGGTGCGCTGCACCCGGCCTCCAGGGTCGCCAGCAACGCGCGTTCCGCGGTGACCGCGGCGCGCGACGGTGCGTGGTCGAGCAGCGCGAGCAGCTCGACCAGGTCCTGGTCATCGACCCGGCACTCGACCGCCAGCGCACCCTGGGCGGGCGCGGGCAGCATCAGCATCGGATCCAGCGTCTCGGTGATCGCGTCGGTCCGACCGATCCGGGCGAGCCCGGCCCGGGCCAGCACGACCGCGTCGAGGTCGGCCTCGGGGCCGAGCACTCGCGCCAGGCGGGTGTCGATGTTGCCGCGGATCGGGGTGACCTCCAGCTGCAGGCCGAGGGCGTGCAGCTGGGCGATACGGCGCAGCGCGCCGGTGCCCACGGTCGCCCCGGGCGGCAGCTCGGCGAGCGTCCGGCCGCCCTTGGCGATCAGCGCGTCGCGCGGGTCCTGCCGGGCCGGCACCGCCGCGATGTGCAGCCCGCCGGCGGCAGCCGTGGGCAGATCCTTGTAGGAGTGCACCGCGAAGTCGATCGTCCTGGCGGTCAGCGCGTCGCGCAGCGCGGAGACGAACACCCCGACGCCGAGCCGGTGCACCGGCGCGTTGGAGCGGTCGCCCGCGGTGACCACCTCGACCAGCTCGACCGGGCGGCCGGTGGCGGCGGTCACCGCCTCGGCGATCTGGCCGGACTGGGCCATCGCCAGGGTGCTGCCCCGGGTGCCGAGACGCAGGGGGGCGGTCATCGCGCACCTCCGGTAGGTGGGGTCGGCTCGGCGGCGTCTGCTCCGGACACCGGATCGATGCCGGGGAGCGCCATGCCGAAGTCGGGGGTGAGCACGTCGGGGACGGTGTCCACCGGCGAGGTCTGCGGCACCTCGAGGTCGAACAGCTCGCGCAGCAGGGCCGCGTACTGGTCGCCGCCGGGCTCCGCGGCCAACTGGCGGACCTTGACGGTGGGTTGGTGCAGCAGCCGCTGCACGACCCGGTGCACCGTGCGGGCCACCTCGGCCCGCAGGTCGTCGCCGAGGTCGGGGCGACGCTGAGCCAGCCGGCGGAGCTCGGCGGTGACCACGTCGTCGGCCCGGCCGCGCAGCGCGGCCACGGTGGGTGCCACGTCGGCACCGCGCAACCAGGTGAGGAAGCTCTCCACCTCGCCCAGCACGATCCGTTCGACGGCGGCCGCGTCCGCGGCTGCCGGACCGTCGGCGAGCAGCGCCGCCATCCGGTCGATGTCGATCACCTCGACGCCGGGCAGCGCGGCGACGCCCTCCTCGACGTCGCGCGGGACGGCCAGGTCGAGCAGGACCAGCGGGCCGCGGGCCGGGTCCCGTTCGGCCAGCGCCGCGCTGACCACCGCCCGGGTGAGGACCGGTTCGGTGGACGCGGTGGCGGCCACTACGATGTCCACTGTGGAGAGGGTGTCGACCAGCGCGGTCATCGGCGCGGCACTCGCCCCGTACGACTCGGCGAGCCGCACGGCCCGGTCGGCGCCCCGGTTGCTGACGGTGAGCGGCCCGGCGCCCAGCCGGGACAGCGTGGCCACCCCGAGCGAGCCCATCGCGCCAGCGCCGACCACCAGGGCCGGGTGGCCGGCGAGGTCACCGTCGAGGTGCCCGGCCGCCAGCTCCAGCGCGGCGGTGACGACGCTCTGGCCCGCCCGGTCGATGCCGGTCTCGGCGTGGGCACGCTTACCGACCCGCAGCGCCTGCTGCATCAGCTCGTGCAGCAGCCGGCCGGCCGAGTCGGCGCCGGTGGCCCAGTGGTACGCGTCGCGCAGCTGGCCGAGGATCTGCGCCTCGCCGACCACCATCGAGTCCAGACCGGTGGCGACCCGGAACACGTGATCCACGGCGGCGGTGTCGTAGTGCACGTACAGGTGGTTGGCGAGCGCCGCCGGCGAGCTGCCGGCCTGCTCGGCCAGGGTGGCGCAGACATCGCCGAGCCCACCGTGGAAACCGGACACTGCGGCGTAGACCTCCACCCGGTTGCAGGTGGAGACGATGACCGCCTCGGCCACGTACGGCTGGGCGATCAGGTGGTCGAGGGTGCGGGTCAGGTCGGCGGGAGGGACGGCCAGTTGCTCCAGCGTGGCGACCGGGGCGGTCCGATAGGACGCGCCGACGACGAGCAGTTTCACGTGCCGATCGCCTCCTGGGTGTCGGTGGCCGCGAACCCGCCCGGCAGGGCGGTGAGAGCGGACCCGCCGGTGGCGGGCAGCGCGGTCAGCGACGCCTTGCGGTGCTCGTGGAAGGACAGAATCTGCAGCTCGATGGCGAGGTCGACCTTGCGCACGTCGACCCCCTCCGGAACCGAGAGTACGCACGGCGCGAAGTTGAGGATGCTTGTCACGCCGACGGCGACCAGTTGGTCGGCGACCTGCTGGGCCGCGGCGGCGGGGGTGGCGATCACGCCGATCGCGAGGGATTCCTCGGCGGCGACCGTCGGCAGGTCGTCGACATGCCGGACTACCAGGCCGTTGATCTCCTCGCCGACCCGGGAGGGATCGGCGTCGAGCAGTGCGGCGATCCGGAAGCCTCGGCCGGCGAAGCCGTCGTAGCCGGCCAGAGCGTGACCGAGATTACCCACGCCGACCAGGGCGACTGCCCGTCGTTGGGTGAGCCCGAGCACATTCTCGATCTGCTCGATCAGCAGCGCGACGTCGTAGCCCACCCCCCGGGTGCCGTACGAGCCGAGGTGGGAGAGGTCCTTGCGGAGCTTGGCCGAGTTGACTCCGGCGGCGGCGGAGAGACCCTCGCTGGACACCGTCTCGTGCCCGGTGTCGCCGAGGTTGTGCAGCGCGCGCAGGTACTCCGGGAGCCGAGCGACGGTCGCCTCGGGCAGATCCGGGAGCGCCGGTACGGCACCGGCGCGGCCGGGCGCGCCTGGGTGACGGTGCTGACTCATGAGACTCCGTGCGGTGCGATCCTCGGCCAACTCCGCTGGTCGGCCGCTTATGGACTCCCGCTGGCGACCGAGGTTGCCGGCTGTGCTAGCAGGGCGCGTCGGAGTCACAGAGTAGGCGCTTGTGAAGACGTGCACAAATCGCGATCTTGCCGCTGCGTGACGCAACCTCACCAGCACCTCCATTCCGCAAGATCGATCCGACGGGTCTTCGCCTTCGCCGCCCGGGCGATTATTGCTCAATCCCGACTTCTCTGACCAATCCCGCGCCGAGCCTCGCTCGGCCCTCCCCGAGGTGGTAGGGACAGCACTACGAGGGAGAGGCAGGGCTTCGGGATGGGGACGGAGAGCGCAGATGCCTAGCCTTCAGGGCATGACCGCAGTTGCCGCCACCAGCGACCAACCGATCCTGGCACCGAGCATCCCCCGCCAGCTCTTCGTCGACTCCGGGTACGTGCTGCTCGGCCTGCCACTGGCGGTGGCCAGCTTCGTCGTCCTCCTGGTCGGCCTCGCGGTCGGCATCGGCCTGGTGGTCACGGTGATCGGTCTGCCGATCCTCAGCGGCACCCTCTACGCCGCCCGTGGGCTGGCCGACATCGAGCGGCTGCGGCTGCCCTCGGTGCTCCGACAGCCCCGGATCCGGCCGCACTACCGGCTGCCCGAGGCGGGAGCCAACGCCTGGCGGCGGATCTTCGTGCCCATGCGGGACGCCCAGTCCTGGCTCGACCTGGCACACGGCATCCTGCGGCTGATCGCGGCGGCTGGCACCTTCGTGGTGGCCCTGGCCTGGTGGGCGGCGGCGATCACCGGCTCGCTCTACTGGGCCTACGACTGGGCCCTGCCCCGAGCCGACGGCGAGGGTGACCAGGACCTGGCGCAACTGCTCGGCCTGGGCGACTCGACCACGGCCCGGATCGGTCTGTACACCGCGCTCGGGGTGTTCTTCCTGATCACCCTGCCGATCGTGGTGCGGGGTTGCGCGCTGCTCCAGGCCAGCTTCGCCAAGGCCATGCTGACCGGTGTCGCCGAGATGCGGGACCGGATCACCGTGCTGGAGGAGCAGAAGCGGGCCGCCGTCTCCGCCGAGGCGTCCGCGCTGCGCCGGCTGGAACGCGACATCCACGACGGCCCCCAGCAGCGCCTGGTGCGTTTGGCGATGGACCTCAGCCGGGCCCGGATGCAGCTCGCCTCCGACCCGGAGGCCGCCGGCCGGACCATCGACGAGGCGGTCACCCAGACCCGGGACACGCTGGCCGAGCTGCGGGCACTGTCCCGGGGCATCGCCCCGCCGATCCTGGTCGACCGTGGCCTGCCCAGCGCCCTGGCCGCGATCGCCGGGCGCGGGCTGATCCCGATCGAGCTCCAGGTGGACCCGCAGCTCGGCACCCCGGACGGGCGGCTCGACCCGGCGGTGGAGAACACCGCGTACTTCGTGGTGTCCGAGGCGCTGACCAACGTCGCCAAGCACAGCCGGGCCACCGAGGCCGTGGTCGCCGTCGCCCGGCAGGGCGGCCAGCTCCAGGTGCGGGTCGGCGACGACGGGCAGGGCGGCGCGCACCTGGCCAAGGGGCACGGGCTGGCCGGCATCGCCGACCGGGTCCGGGCTGCCGGCGGTGAACTGATGGTGGTCAGCCCTGCCGGCGGCCCCACCGAGATTCGCGCGGAGCTACCGCTGTGACCGATCGGGCACCGCGCCGCGCTCTCGGGACGGGCCGAACGTGGTAGACAACACAGCCATGCGAATCGTGATCGCCGACGACGCCGTCCTGCTCCGGGAGGGGCTCGTACGGCTGCTGACCGAGAGCGGGCACCAGGTGGTGGCCGCCGTTGGGGACGGCGACGCGCTCGTCGAGGCAGTCGTGGAGCACCGGCCGGACGTGTCGATCGTCGACGTCCGGATGCCGCCGTCACACACCGACGAAGGGCTGCGGGCTGCGGTGGAGGCGCGGCGGCTGGTGCCGCGTAGCCCGATCCTGGTGCTCTCCCAGTACGTCGAGGTCTCGTACGCCGATGACCTGCTGGCCACCACCGGCGGCGCCGGCGGCGGCATCGGCTACCTGCTCAAGGACCGGGTGGCCGCGATCGACGAGTTCCTGGACGCGCTGCGCAGGGTCGCGGCCGGCGGCACGGTGCTCGACCCGGAGGTGGTCGGCCAGCTCTTCGCCCGGCGCCGCCGGGACGACCCGCTGCGCGAGCTGACCCCCCGCGAGCGCGAGGTGCTCTCCCTGATGGCCGAGGGACGCTCGAACACGGCCATCGCGCGCGCCCTCGTGGTCAGCGACGGCGCGGTGGAGAAGCACGTGCGCAACATCTTCACCAAGCTCACCCTGCCACCGGACACCGAGCAGCACCGGCGGGTGCTGGCCGTCCTCACCTATCTGCGGAACTGACCTCCCGGGCCAGCCGCACCGCGTCGGTGAGAGTGTCGGCCACCGGGTGACCGGAGGCGCGCAGCCGGGCCGGATCGGTGAACCCACCCGTGTAGAGCACCGCACGGCCGCCCACCGCGAGCGCCGCGTCCGCGTCGTCGATGGAGTCGCCGATCAGCACCACCGAGGCGCCGTCCACGCCCAGCTCCGCCAAGTGCAGCTCGAGCGACTCGGCCTTACGGCCGCCGCCGACCGTCGCCCGCAGCCCGTCGACCCGGGTGAAGTGGCCGGTCAACCCGTACGTGTGCACGGTCGGCACCAACTCCTCGTGGAACCACATGGAGAGCAGACTCTGGCTGCCCGGCCACGCGGCCATCGCGGTGCGCGCGTCGGCGGCCAGCTCACAGGTGGTCAACCCGGTGCGGTACGCGTCGTGGAAGATCCGGTCCAGTCGGCCGAACTCGTCGTCGTCCACGGCCTGCCCCAGCACCTCGGCGTAGTACTCGGCGATCGGCCTGCGGAACCGCACCCGGTGCTCGTCGAGGGTGACCGTCGGCCCACCGAGGCTCGTGAACACGACGTTGGTGGCGGACACCACCAGACTGAGGTCGTTGAGCAGGGTGCCGTTCCAGTCCCACACGAGGTGGGGGTGCGCAGGGGTCATCAGAGCACCATAGGCACCGCTCAGAGCTGCGGCGTGGTCAGGTCCCGCAGCAGCCGGTCCTCCTCGACCCGCCAGTAGCCGTGCTCCTTGCCGTCGAGCATCACGACCGGCAGCCGGTCTCCGTACTCCCGCTCCAGGCCCTCGTCGGCGGTGACGTCCCACTCGACCCACTTGTCGCCGGTGACCGCCACCACCCGGTCGAGCGCCGCCTTGGCGTCGTCGCACAGGTGGCAGCCGGGTCGGGTGATCAGGGCGAGCCGGGCGTCACTGGACATCGGTTACCTCCGTGGGGTGGGCGATCGCCGGTGGGTCGGTCGGCATCGTCGCCGGTCGCCCCGGCGCCGGCACCACGTTACGTCGGCACAGTCTCATCCGCGCCCGGACGGCGATGTCGCAGAGTCCCGTTGACGGGACTGTCCTGTGTGCCACCGGCGGCACGATCAGGTCCTGTCGATGGGATGCGCGGAGTCGCCGGCGGCCGATTCGGCCGCGCCCGCGTCGCCACCCGGGGCGGCGGGTCAGCCGAACGGGCCACCCGCTCCGACCAGGGTATCCATCCTGGAACACCGGCCCGACGGAAAGTCAATCGCACACGACGGACAACCGGTCCGCCGCCGGTACGGCAGAGCGGGAAATACTTCCGCCTTGTGTAACGGACTTGCCACGCGCGGGTGACGTTGGCCCTATCATCACTCGGGTCGGGTCACCCCATTTGCCGTGAGTCGACACCCCTCAGCCCGAGGAGGCCCCCGTGCCTGTGAGCGCATTGGACCAGCACCTCCAGGGGATTTGCCGCCCGTCGGCAACCCCCGCGACCGTCCTGCCCGACCGGCTGCCCGGTCGGTCCGCCCCGACGACACAAAGACCGGCCCCAACGAACAGACCGGCCCGTCCGGCGACCGATCCGACGGGGGCAAGCCGGTGACCACCTTCGGTTATGCGGAACGCCCCGTCGGCCTGACCGGCCAGCCGGCACGCTCCCACGTCAACGAGCGACCGGCGGCCCGTGCCCCGCTGGACGAACCACACGGCCCCGCCGTGCGGGGCGACGGCGCGGCGCAACGGATCCGCAGCCGGCCACACCACAACGAGCCGCCGCCGCGGCCCGCGGTGCCCGGCGGAAACGCGAGACCGACCGGTGGCCGGGTTGCCGTTCCGGCCCGACCGACCATGCCTGCGCAGGGTCGACGGGGCAGCGAGACACCGGTGGTGACCACCGACCCGGCGGCGGGCGAGACAGCGGTGCTTCCGGCAGTGCCGGCCACTACCACCCCGACCGGTTTCCCGAGCCGCCCGGACCCGTCCGACCCGGCCACCGAGGTCTGGACGCTGATCGAGCGGGCCCAGGCCGGCGAGTCCGAGGCGTTCGGTCTGATCTACGACCGGTACGTGGACACCGTGTTCCGGTTCGTCTACTTCCGGGTCGGCAACCGCCAACTCGCCGAGGACCTGACCTCGGACACCTTCCTGCGCGCGCTGAAGCGGATCGGCAGCTTCACCTGGCAGGGCCGCGACCTCGGCGCCTGGCTGGTGACGATCGCTCGCAACCTGGTCGCGGACCACTTCAAGTCGGGCCGGTACCGGCTGGAGGTCACCACCGGCGACGTGCTCGACGCCGATCGGGAGGACCGCGGCCCGGAGGGCAGCCCGGAGGCGGCGGTGGTGGAGCACATCACCAACGTCGCGCTGCTCACCGCCGTGAAGCAGCTCAACCCGGAGCAGCAGGAGTGCATCGTGCTCCGCTTCCTGCAGGGCTTCTCGGTCGCCGAGACGGCCCGCGCGATGGGCAAGAACGAGGGTGCCATCAAGGCACTCCAGTACCGGGCCGTCCGCGCTCTGGCCCGACTCCTGCCTGACGGCTTCCAGCCGTAGTTTCTGGCGGCGGGACCGATGGACGTCGATCGACGTCCGTGCAGCTCAGAGTCGGTCCCGCCCGGTGACGACGATCACTTTCTGTAATTTCCGCCCCGCCAGGCCCGTAACCCGTGCCCGGTCCGCCGCGTTTCTCCGGGTGCGACCGGTGGACGTCCCGGCAGGCCCGGGTCACCGAGGTCCGACCGGCATGCCGGCGGCACCTCACCTCCGTGGTGTCACAATGCCGCCCGGTCGTCGGCAACGACGGCGGCCGACCGGCCGTGACCAGCGAGAGGAGGTGCCTGCGGTGGACGACATCCTCTTCTCCCGTCGGCGCGCCGAGCGCTTCGCGCAGCTTCTCGACGAGGCCAACGGCGCTCGGCGACACCACGTGCGATCCCGGGTGGACGGTCAACTCGCGCCGCTCGTCGCAGTGGGCCAGCGGCTCAGCGTCGACCCACCGGCTGTCGAGGTGGACCAGGACTTCCGGACCGGCCTGCGGGCGATGCTGCTCGCCACCGCCGAACGGGAAGGGCTGGGCACCGCACCGGCGGCCAGCGAACCGGCCGCCACGCGGCCCAGCACGGCCGCCCGTGGGCGGCTGCTGCCAGCCGCCACCGCCCGCCGGGCCCGAGCCCGGGGCGCGATCCTGGTCGGCATCGCCGCCGGCGCCATCGCCGTCTCCGGCATCTCCGCCGCCAGCGAGAACGCGGTGCCCGGCGACGCGCTGTACGGGATGAAGCGCTCGACCGAACGGGCTCAACTCGCGCTGGCCAGCTCCGACATCAGCCGTGGCCAGCTCTTCCTGGACTTCGCCCGGACCAGACTCGGCGAGGCCGCCAAGCTGCGCGGTGACCGGATCGGCTACAGCGCGGTCCTCGACGACATGGACGCCGACACCCGGCAGGGCGTTCGCCTGCTGACCACCGCCGCGGTGCAGCGGGCCGAGTCGGGCAGCCTGGACACGCTCAACAGTTTCGTCACGAGCCAACGCCGGGCGGTGAGCGGCCTGCTCGACGGGAGCACCCGCGTCGACCGGGACCGGACGCAGCGGTCGCTGCACCTGCTGGAGAGCGTCCGGGAGCGCTCGGACACGCTGCGCGCGGCGATCGCCTGCGGCCTCCCGGCGCCGACCGCCAGCGATGCCCTCGGCCCCGATCCGAGCACCTGCCCCGGGGCTCGCTGACCCGCGCCCCTATACCGCACGTCCGACCGGCCGCGCCACAGTTCGCTCTGTGCCCGGCCGGTCGACCGCGTACGGCG encodes:
- a CDS encoding RNA polymerase sigma factor, producing MTNPSPGGGDLTAIGTDSAAFERFYRRHIETISRFVARRVDDPHTAADLTAEVFLAVIDSAAGYRPERGNEVAWLFGVARNVIAAEHRRATRLLRASGRVAGRRLLDADDIARIEERIDAESLARRTYQALSGLPERTRALLELVAVDGLSLADAAGALGISPVAARVRVHRARRAVRLALAQSESALA
- a CDS encoding CU044_5270 family protein, coding for MTHTEEPLGNFEERLLVELKEHVTTRTAAEAALTTPNTVRATRWGARWRAPGWRLAGVGGLVALLTVGGLLAQTLGDAPPTASAAEILNEAAETARQQPDLVARPGQFLFIEMRLTYRELPDSGPYIKERLQRWVPVGDGTTWQQRRRLESRPDEWRTDDVSHLSPPPGYFQGLPTEPEQLAQHLRDHPRPLDLPAGADLEAIRNEPTTIFGDGMVMLQGYVPPQSLGALFQVMAQVPGATVVPGEVRDAAGRRGVALRTPGVFGAHLDLIFDRETHAYLGRRDLQVRDGKESLYQSTAIMRMAIVDHSGQQP
- the hemB gene encoding porphobilinogen synthase is translated as MSYPEIRPRRLRRTPAIRRLVSETRVDPAELVVPMFVKEGLTEPRAISSLPGVLQHSRDSLRKAAVEAVQAGVGGIMLFGVPEQRDPTGSGGIDPNGILNVAIRDVVAEVGDATVVMSDLCLDEFTSHGHCGLLTADGEVDNDSTLAAYAEMAVAQAAAGVGMVGPSGMMDGQVGVVRRALDAAGHQDVAVLAYAAKYASAFYGPFREAVESALEGDRRTYQQDPANLRESLREVALDVAEGADLVMVKPALPYLDVVSAVRAAVDVPVAAYQVSGEYAMVEAAAANGWIDRERVMLETLTSIKRAGAQVILTYWAVEAAELLRQRY
- a CDS encoding uroporphyrinogen-III synthase, whose translation is MTRTRKPVGRIAFVGAGPGDPGLLTRRAHDALVDADQVIYDRGVPESLLAVVRADARDDAEFTPAEGAPGDVAKVLISAARSGLNAVHLVAGDPFGHDSVVKEVQAVARTAAHFEVVPGVGQAEGVATYAGVPLPGVRTAADVEDVSALDFEALATAVGRGSLALAVDAGDLAAVRDGLLAAGVDGTTGVGVTGDGTGETQYTTTSTVDSFVAAALGFTGRVVLTIGVGVGQRDKLSWWENRPLYGWKVLVPRTKEQAGAMSARLRAYGAIPCEVPTIAVEPPRTPAQMERAVKGLVDGRYAWVIFTSVNAVRAVWEKFAEHGLDARHFGGVKIACIGEATADAVRAFGIQPELIPAGEQSSEGLLAEFSPHDEILDPVGRVLLPRADIATETLAAGLTERGWEVDDVTAYRTVRAAPPPAEIRDAIKSGGFDAVLFTSSSTVRNLVGIAGKPHARTVVAVIGPKTAETATEFGLRVDVQPPHASVPDLVEALAAYAVELREKLAAMPAKQRRGSKVQGPTALRFR
- the hemC gene encoding hydroxymethylbilane synthase, which translates into the protein MTAPLRLGTRGSTLAMAQSGQIAEAVTAATGRPVELVEVVTAGDRSNAPVHRLGVGVFVSALRDALTARTIDFAVHSYKDLPTAAAGGLHIAAVPARQDPRDALIAKGGRTLAELPPGATVGTGALRRIAQLHALGLQLEVTPIRGNIDTRLARVLGPEADLDAVVLARAGLARIGRTDAITETLDPMLMLPAPAQGALAVECRVDDQDLVELLALLDHAPSRAAVTAERALLATLEAGCSAPVAAYAELAEGDDGDEIYLRGAVISPDGTRDLRLSRTGTPADAAEIGKALAAELLELGADSILGHEGHTGPGTQQFGSTE
- a CDS encoding glutamyl-tRNA reductase; the protein is MKLLVVGASYRTAPVATLEQLAVPPADLTRTLDHLIAQPYVAEAVIVSTCNRVEVYAAVSGFHGGLGDVCATLAEQAGSSPAALANHLYVHYDTAAVDHVFRVATGLDSMVVGEAQILGQLRDAYHWATGADSAGRLLHELMQQALRVGKRAHAETGIDRAGQSVVTAALELAAGHLDGDLAGHPALVVGAGAMGSLGVATLSRLGAGPLTVSNRGADRAVRLAESYGASAAPMTALVDTLSTVDIVVAATASTEPVLTRAVVSAALAERDPARGPLVLLDLAVPRDVEEGVAALPGVEVIDIDRMAALLADGPAAADAAAVERIVLGEVESFLTWLRGADVAPTVAALRGRADDVVTAELRRLAQRRPDLGDDLRAEVARTVHRVVQRLLHQPTVKVRQLAAEPGGDQYAALLRELFDLEVPQTSPVDTVPDVLTPDFGMALPGIDPVSGADAAEPTPPTGGAR